The Candidatus Binataceae bacterium region GGTGCGATCGAAAGATTGAGATCGCAGAGAACGTCCGCTCCATTCGGGTATGCGAATCGGACCCCTTCGAAACGTATCGCCCCAAGCACTTCGTTGGGCAACGGCATGGTGCCCTTTTGCTCGAGGCCGGGGAGATCGATGATTTCAAAGACTCGGGCTGCCGCGGCGAGTGCGTGTTGAAGCAAGCCCTGAACCTCAGACATTCGCCTCAACGATTCCATCGCCTGAACACCACAGAGGCAGAAAAGTATCAATGAGCCGATGGTCTTTCGTCCCGAAACAACCTGGGCGGTGCCGAACCAGGCCACGGCGAGCAGTGCCGCACTCGCGACTACAAGGGCCGCAGTTTCCATGAGCGCAAGCCAGAACTCGCTACCCAAGACTTGCTCACGGTACTGGAGGCTTTTCGCCGCGAAGCGATCCCGCTCCAGCGCTTCAGATTGAAAGCCCTTGATGGTGGTGATGCCACGCAGCTGTTCCGTGGCCAGCGCGCTAAGCAATCCCAATTCTCGCCGCGCTTGCGCGCTGCGTCGGCGTGCAAACCTTCCAAAATAAGACAAGACGACTCCGACTAACGGACCAGCCAGGGCCAGGATCGGCGCAAGTCGCCAGTCCAATCGGAACAGGAGCACGAGATCCCCAATAAGGACGATGCTTTCGCCGACACATTTCTGCAGAATCTCGTGCATGAACTGGCCCAGCACCCCGGTGTCGTTTGACAACCGTGAAACCAATTCTCCGACCCGGAAGCGCCTGGCGGCAGAAAGCTCGATTTGCAGCAGGCGGTGCTGAGCTCGATCGCGAAGATTCTGAACGAAGCGCTGTTCAAAGCTCTTCAGCAGATAGCGCGAGGAAAAAAGCCCGATCATCAGCGAAAGCATCGTTGCGCTTCCCCGAGCGATCAGAGCCATTAGCGCATGGTGATCACCGGTCCTTAACGGTCCATCAGCCCACGATTTGGCAAGCCAGATGAGGTAGACTCGGGCGCCTCCCACACACGCCAGGGCAATCGCGATGGTCAGCAAATGTCCGGGGAAAAATAGGCATTCTCTCAGCATCTGCTCGAGCGTCCGCCCGACTGGAGGGTCCTCGAAGCTCGGGCCGTGGTTTTCCATTCTCTTACCCGCGGGGGTCAAGAGCGCGGCGAAGAACTTGCGCAACTGAGGAACGGTGTTCAATAGCTTGTGTCCATAGGCGGTCGCACGGTCGAAATCCACGGAAGAAAACACTCATATCCATGGTTTTCCTGATACTCGGAAATTTTACGATTAGTGAACAGGCCCAAATGAAGAAAGCGCCGGAGTTGTTTTAAGCTCCGCGAGCAGCCAACGTCCCGAATCGGCCGCAGTTCGCCAAGACGAGAGCGGCAATGAGGGTCCTAACCGGGGCGCAGATCGTGGCATAATTCACTCGCTATTCGGTCGTCGCTGCGCCGACAAGGCGCTCCATTACCATGGCTGGGGCAACCTCCGGTAAGAGAAGTGCCTTGGGCGGAATGACCAAAGACTGCTCCAGAGCGAACCTTCCCTCAAGCACGGCATGCGGTACGGCATCGGTGAATACCGCCCAACTTGAACCCGGGGCAAACCGGCGTACCACCGCACGACACTTTTCCCTAAAGCCGGAGTCGTTCTTCATCCGGTCGTGTATCCTGAGCATAGCGCGATCATAGGTACTGCGGTTTGGAAACGGGATCCCAACGCGATGCAACCCCTCTTGAAGCCAGCTGCGCCACCACGCGCGCGATGTTCGCACCGTCGCTCGTACCACGTCCTGAAACCAAGCCTGCTCGGCCAGGACGTGAAAGGGATCGCCCGTCAGCCAGACCCGGTCTTCTGAGGGGTTAAGGTTCGTGAAGAATCGCAAAATCCGCGCCCCACGCATTGGGCGTTTGGGGTAGGCATCGATATGAAGCAGGTCGTTGCGCTGCTTGTGAGGAAGCACTCTTGCGCGCTCTTCGAGGGGTCTGAAACTTGTCAGATCGATGCGCCAGGAGTCACGGTAAGGTTTCAGTATCCGGCCGCAGAATTCGATGGCCTTCGAACTATAGCGCCTCATTTGCTCTTCCGCGGCCAACTGATGCTGCCTGCCGCGAATGCCGCGCACCGTGCCCGACTGCGACGAAAAGCTGAGGTTTTTTCTGTCGAGGCACGAGACGGGAAGGTTCATGAGAATGTCGCGGTCGATTTCCGCAAGGAGAAATTCGGCATCCGCAAACCAAACGATGTGGCCGCGCTCGAGTCGCTCACAGATTTCAAACGGATCGATGCCGCCTTCGGTGGTGCGAATAGGGTCGAACTGCGCCAGGTTGATCGCAGACATGGGGGGCTATTTTTCTTCTCCCATCAGGAACAGCGCCGTCGCGATGGAAGCGAATGCCAGGTTCGGCAGCCATGCACCCGCCCAAGGCGGCAACAACCCGGATTTGGCGAACGCCATCGTGATCGCGAGCATCAGCCAGTACCCTAACCCCATCGCGAGAGCGAGCACAAAGCTCCGCCCTGGTCCACC contains the following coding sequences:
- a CDS encoding Kdo hydroxylase family protein, giving the protein MSAINLAQFDPIRTTEGGIDPFEICERLERGHIVWFADAEFLLAEIDRDILMNLPVSCLDRKNLSFSSQSGTVRGIRGRQHQLAAEEQMRRYSSKAIEFCGRILKPYRDSWRIDLTSFRPLEERARVLPHKQRNDLLHIDAYPKRPMRGARILRFFTNLNPSEDRVWLTGDPFHVLAEQAWFQDVVRATVRTSRAWWRSWLQEGLHRVGIPFPNRSTYDRAMLRIHDRMKNDSGFREKCRAVVRRFAPGSSWAVFTDAVPHAVLEGRFALEQSLVIPPKALLLPEVAPAMVMERLVGAATTE
- a CDS encoding ABC transporter ATP-binding protein is translated as MDFDRATAYGHKLLNTVPQLRKFFAALLTPAGKRMENHGPSFEDPPVGRTLEQMLRECLFFPGHLLTIAIALACVGGARVYLIWLAKSWADGPLRTGDHHALMALIARGSATMLSLMIGLFSSRYLLKSFEQRFVQNLRDRAQHRLLQIELSAARRFRVGELVSRLSNDTGVLGQFMHEILQKCVGESIVLIGDLVLLFRLDWRLAPILALAGPLVGVVLSYFGRFARRRSAQARRELGLLSALATEQLRGITTIKGFQSEALERDRFAAKSLQYREQVLGSEFWLALMETAALVVASAALLAVAWFGTAQVVSGRKTIGSLILFCLCGVQAMESLRRMSEVQGLLQHALAAAARVFEIIDLPGLEQKGTMPLPNEVLGAIRFEGVRFAYPNGADVLCDLNLSIAPRQTIAIVAASGGGKSTIANLLMRFIEPTAGRILFDGVELAHAKLSHVRRKICLVEQEPFVFSGSLLENLTYPSSLVPRNKIEEAVALAGLDQFVASLPGGLESHLEESGSNVSGGQYQRIALARAILSDPAVLILDEATSALDSETEHSIFIRMQSWLARRTVLVMSHRFATLSRFQRVVVLNDGRVVGVDSPTELLRSCAVFRRLFAEQISPLENTQKGLPAAS